AGCTTTTGGTACACTGTTTTCACCTCCATATTTCATGTCTGGAAATAATGGAGAAGCTATGTGTGACGTTTCAGTGGTCgggtaaaataatattttctaaaagctGAAAATAAATGAGAGGagtaaaacaacacaaaataaTATGATTTGGCGCTTAAGTTAGATATTATATCCTTGGTTTGgctattttgttaaaaaatgttgtaatgatCAAATAAGAGCATCTCGTAGtttttaccaaaacaaaaagagagcaTGTGAGATGTTATGCTTGGGAAAGGTAAATAAAACAAAGTACAAGCTATAAATACAAAGCACGtcgtataaatgtttttatttatttatgatttggCCAAGAGTTAAGGTCCAATTATTACAACATTATTAACAACACACAGCACATAAGCTTTTATAAGttgaagaaaataatttatattgtccAGTACTTAATGGATTAAAGGTTGAATACATATGGGGTTGATTTTTGTCTATCAATTCCCCTTATTTTGCGACGAACCTAGAATACCATTTCCCAGAATCTTTTTGTCTTCGATCAGCAGGATTAGTGAAATTGACCCAATTCATACCAAACCGGAGAGTGTAACCATTTCCAAATTCATAATTGTCCATCAATGACCAAGCAAAATAACCTGCTACGTTGCAACCATCCctgtaatatatttaaataattttagcgtatcaagatatatatagtatgtatatatatgataaagtAGGAATAATTGTAACTCACTCGATGGAGCATTTGAGACATGAAAGATGGCTGCAATGATTTTGAATTCGTCCGTTATCGGCAAGAGCATTTGCTACCGTTAAGTTTCCATAATCAGCAACTCCTGAAATTTTAACACAAAGATTATATAATAAGAACACGTAGGATTCTTATGGTTAAGCATATTTATATTGGTAGGTATGTAGATACCGTTTTCGGTGATGTAGGTAAGTGGGTTTTGGTAGTTGTCTTTGATATGATTTAGAATCTGACGGAACCCTGGAGGATAGTAGACAAAGCTTGGAGACTGGAGAAGAAAAATGCAAAATAGGAGAGACTCATTAGTTACTATATAAATGTGGCAATCTCTTAAtgtagatacatatatatatatatatatatatataaacatgttaTTCCGAATTAAAAACGATACTAGCCTCAACACCGATAGGTACTCCATTGCGATAATCTGAAACACAATAAGAGAATAATGAGTTGATCTATGAACCGAAACATATGTATAAAACTAAATACGAAAAAGGTTTCACATACATCCAAGAGTAACTCGTGGATCGGTTAAGACGCTAGGCTGTgtctgaggaggaggaggtgcgTCGCTTGCATATTGTGTAACATAATAGTTCAGCCCTAGAAAATCAAGTGATCCTTTAACTAAATCTGATTCTTGAGGTGTGAATTTTGGCAATCTGTCTCCAACGAGTTCTCTCATTATCCTTGGATATTCTCCGTACACCAATGGATCCAAGAACCTTCAGATATGCAAGAAGAAATTTTGTAACTTAGTGATGCAATATTTTTAAAGTCTATATGATCGTGACAGAGGCTTTAACTTGCTACATATGTGTGCGTCTTGAATGTCAATTCATTGAGAATATATATACGTACCATCCAACGAAGAATTGGAATGCTCGTTTTGCAGCAGCCTGGTCTAGATCGCTAGTTTCGTTTAGCGGGGCAAACCATCTCCCGATCAAGGTCGTTCCTATCTTACCACCTTGAAATTTCtgcataatattttttagattataGAATAAGAATAtaccacacaaaaaaatattagaaactactcaaggaaaataaaaagagattCATTTTAGATGAACCTGATATCTTTTTCGGTATAGAGATACCGCTTCTGCATGGGCTAGAAGTTGGTGATGCGTGACTATATAAGGTTCGGTTCCTGAATCACCTCCAAATTCACAGCCAGTGCACCTTCCCGGTGGATATGATCCATCTCCATAACCTTTGGATGAGAGAGAGTAAGGCTGGTTTAGAGTGATCCAAAACTTGACTCTGTCTCCGAATCTTTGGAATAGAAGCTCCGCATAGTTCTTGAAGTCCTCTCTGTTCATGTATCAtacatattaaattatttaattatagataGATCTGATCATgcaatgtacatatatatatatataacctaaTTAAGTGAAAGAAAGACAAGtttggaagaagaaaaactagTTATTGCACTTACACTATACGTGGGCTTAAGAAGCCTCCGTACTCGTCTTCTAGAGTTTGGGGAACATCCCAATGAAATATAGTCACAAATGGCTCTATGCCTGTAATCACGTACGAAAGTTAGTTAAACGTCCATATATACCACATATATAATTCAAATGATTGAgtagtatttatattttcaatttaccATTAGCTTTTAACTCGTTAATGAGATTGTTGTAGTATGTTATCCCGTTCTCGTCCACTCCTCCAGTCAGTCTTccctctaaaatttataatcacAAATTTCACCGagtcaaatatatatagaatgTAAAACTCTTAATTTTGCCAATTATATAAACTCATGACTGAAAAAGCGACGTATGTTTTGTTTCTGTATTTACTTGGTAAGACCCTTGACCAGGCTATGGAGAGTCGGTATGCTTGAACTTTCAATCTTTTCAGTAACTTGACATCCTCCTGTTCAAATTATATATGAATTGTTCCagagttaaataatatttccaaATTGGAACAACTGTCTCCTATGTATAACACAGATATAGCCTCTCACCTTGTAAAGGTCATAGGAATCACAAGCAACGTCTCCGGAGCTGCGATCTGGAACCCTTTCTATACCATAACAAACAGAAAAAATTAATGTGAGCATGTCCAGTCTTTCTAATATTTACACTCTCCCATATGTCCAAATGAATGTTGATCAAAAGGTAATTAATTGGTTTATAACCTGGATATCTATGAGTGTAGTAGTCCCATCCATTAAGGGCTCTATGTGCAGCACCCTCGATCTGGTTGAACAAATAAAAAGCGATAGtattggaattttttttcttttttgaaaaaatatacttttatctacaaataagaaaatagtatGCCCAACAACGGTCATGAGgaagatatataatttataccTGGTAGGCGGAAGTAGCCGCACCGAAAGTAAAGTTCTTTGGAATCCAGTTCGGTTGAAGGTAAGAGAATTATCGCAGTTGAAGGGTTCTTTAGCCTTGCATTCTGGATTGCAGGCATTTTGGCTATTTGAAACGACAAAGAGAATGACAAGGATGGCTAGAGAGTAGTGAGCTTTTGAATTGCCATGGTTGAGAGACTTTGTAGTTTGTGTAATGGCTAATTTGATTATGACTGGATGATGAACTTGGAGGGGTTTATATAGAAGGGTTTGAGTGCATGGGACTTGCATGGGTTTCAAGTAAACTTGTTACGTAAATATATATGACTTCAATTGATCTTGCATGCATGTTCTCCACCTCACGCTGtcttgttttctaataaaaataatatatcccTAATAAACAAATAGATAATTATGGAGTTCTACGGCATGCTCATCATAATTCTCTTATATGTGTATAATACGCATACAGCTCCACAAGATATATACCTGTACATATAAGCTTCAGAATATATGCTTCTTAGCTATAGttaatattgtaatttttaatcGGATCTAAGAACGTACCATCTATTGTGCAATTCGATTGACAAGATTTTAACGAGGTTCTGATTCAGGTTACGTTAATGCAATGTATACTACTCATAAATGCACCAATCTTTGTTTCCTAAGCAAAATATGAATGTCGAATACAAAACTTCAAACCCTATTCTAAGGGACTGTATTAGTATTAAACGTTTAACTATTATTATAACATCTACGAACATGATATTCTCGTTttatagtaaataaatatctaaaaatcaaatttattgctTGTATTCTGTGaagttagttttgttttaaagtaaGTTTCAATAGGAATAGTGAATTCAAATATGTAaacttatttttagttattttgaaagtaaatttcaaaattttgcaCCGTATATTTTAATCTTCGATCAAGGGTATACTTTGCaaagattatataaaaaaacgtagGAATTTAATCATCTATATATTGTTTTGGTATATAGATACCGTTTCGGGATGTAGGTAAGTGGGTTTTGTAGTTGTTTGATATGATTTAGAATCTGACGGAACCCGAGGATAGTAGACAAAGCTTGGAGActggagaagaaaaaaatgaaaataggaGAGAattattacttattatttttacaatctcttaaagaataatatatatatatatatatatataaactgtaTTCCGAATTAAAAAGATACTAGCAACACCGATAGTACTCCATGCGATAATCTGAAACACAATAAGAGAATAATGAGTTGATCTATGAACCGAAACAtatgtatataactaaatacgAAAAAGGTTTAACAATAAATCCAAGAGGATGTCTTCTCTCGGTTAGACTGTttctgaggaggaggaggtgcgTCGCTTGCATATAGTGTAACATAATAGTTTACCCTGGCTCAAGTGATCCTTAACTAAATCTGATTCTTGAGGTGTGAATTTAGCAATCTGTCTCCAACGAGTTCTCTCATTATCCTTGGATATTCTCCGTACACCAATGGATCCAAGAACCTTCAGATATGCAAGAAGAAATTTTTGTAACTTAGTGatgcaatattttttaaagtctATATGATCGTGACAGAGGCTTTAACTTGCTACATATGTGTGCGTCTTGAATGTCAATTCATTGAGAATATATATACGTACCATCCAACGAAGAATTGGAATGCTCGTTTTGCAGCAGCCTGGTCTAGATCGCTAGTTTCGTTTAGCGGGGCAAACCATCTCCCGATCAAGGTCGTTCCTATCTTACCACCTTGAAATTTCtgcataatattttttagattataGAATAAGAATATACCAcacaaaaaatattagaaactaCTCAAGGAAAATAAAAGAGATTCATTTTAGATGAACCTGATATCTTTTTCGGTATAGAGATACCGCTTCTGCATGGGCTAGAAGTTGGTGATGCGTGACTATATAAGGTTCGGTTCCTGAATCACCTCCAAATTCACAGCCAGTGCACCTTCCCGGTGGATATGATCCATCTCCATAACCTTTGGATGAGAGAGAGTAAGGCTGGTTTAGAGTGATCCAAAACTTGACTCTGTCTCCGAATCTTTGGAATAGAAGCTCCGCATAGTTCTTGAAGTCCTCTCTGTTCATGTATCAtacatattaaattatttaattatagataGATCTGATCATgcaatgtacatatatatatatataacctaaTTAAGTGAAAGAAAGACAAGtttggaagaagaaaaactagTTATTGCACTTACACTATACGTGGGCTTAAGAAGCCTCCGTACTCGTCTTCTAGAGTTTGGGGAACATCCCAATGAAATATAGTCACAAATGGCTCTATGCCTGTAATCACGTACGAAAGTTAGTTAAACGTCCATATATACCACATATATAATTCAAATGATTGAgtagtatttatattttcaatttaccATTAGCTTTTAACTCGTTAATGAGATTGTTGTAGTATGTTATCCCGTTCTCGTCCACTCCTCCAGTCAGTCTTccctctaaaatttataatcacAAATTTCACCGagtcaaatatatatagaatgTAAAACTCTTAATTTTGCCAATTATATAAACTCATGACTGAAAAAGCGACgtatgtttttgtttctgtaTTTACTTGGTAAGACCCTTGACCAGGCTATGGAGAGTCGGTATGCTTGAACTTTCAATCTTTTCAGTAACTTGACATCCTCCTGTTCAAATTATATATGAATTGTTCCagagttaaataatatttccaaATTGGAACAACTGTCTCCTATATGTATACACAGATATATAGCCTCTCACCTTGTAAAGGTCATAGGAATCACAAGCAACGTCTCCGGAGCTGCGATCTGGAACCCTTTCTATACCATAACAAACAGAAAAATTAATGTGAGCATGTCCAGTCTTTCTAATATTTATACACTCTCCCATATGTCCAAATGAATGTTGATCAAAAGGGTAATTAATTGGTTTATAACCTGGATATCTATGAGTGTAGTAGTCCCATCCATTAAGGGCTCTATGTGCAGCACCCTCGATCTGGTTGAACAAATAAAAAGCGATAgtattggaatttttttttcttttttgaaaaaaatatacttttatctacaaaaataagaaaatagtatGCCCAACAACGGTCATGAGGaagatatataaatttatacctGGTAGGCGGAAGTAGCCGCACCGAAAGTAAAGTTCTTTGGAAATCCAGTTCGGTTGAAGGTAAGAGAATTATCGCAGTTGAAGGGTTCTTTAGCCTTGCATTCTGGATTGCAGGCATTTTGGCTATTTGAAACGACAAAGAGAATGACAAGGATGGCTAGAGAGTAGTGAGCTTTTGGAATTGCCATGGTTGAGAGACTTTGTAGTTTGTGTAATGGCTAATTTGATTATGACTGGATGATGAACTTGGAGGGGTTTATATAGAAGGGTTTGAGTGCATGGGACTTGCATGGGTTTCAAGTAAACTTGTTACGTAAATATATATGACTTCAATTTGATCTTGCATGCATGTTCTCCACCTCACGCTGtcttgttttctaataaaaaataatatatcccTTAATAAACAAATAGATAATTAATGGAGTTCTACGGCATGCTCATCATAATTCTCTTATATGTGTATAATACGCATACAGAGCTCCACAAGATATATACCTGTACATATAAGCTTCAGAATATATGCTTCTTAGCTATAGttaatattgtaatttttaaatcgGATCTAAGACTACGTACCATCTATTGTGCAATTCGATTGACAAGATTTCTTAACGAGGTTCTGATTCAGGTTACGTTAATGCAATGTATACTACTCATAAATGCACCAATCTTTGTTTCCTAAGCAAAATATGAATTGTCGAATACAAAACTTCAAACCCTATTCTAAGGGACTGTATTAGTATAATTAACGTTTAACTATTATTATAACATCTACGAACATGATATTCTCGTTttatagtaaataaatatctaaatcaaatttattgctTGTATTCTGTTGaagttagttttgttttaaaagtaagTTTCAATAGGAATTAGTGAATTCAAATATGTAaacttatttttagttattttgaaagtaaatttcaaaattttgcaCCGTATATTTTAATCATCGATCAAGGGTATACTTTTGcaataggaaaaaaaatgttcagGTTATTTAATCATCTATAAACTATTGTTTTTGCATATACATAGCAGTCAAATGATTTATAATTGAGTAAATTATTGATTTGATATGAGCTCATAATAGTATTGTATTCGAAATAGGTTTAAAACTGAATATCACGtatgattattttgattaaattttagataattatacttattatttttacttatgtGTTATAAGAATAATCTGCACAATATATGTTATAATAAATTCTCATATGATATACAACATATAATATAGGTGAAATGAAAGTTCATTAATTTGGTCGGCTGAAAtctataaaaaacatttatatatacacatatatataaatgaaagttttaaacaattaaaCTGCTTCATAGAAGgatgtcttcttctctttgaaCATGTTTCTTCACAAGTGCTTGGGTTTAGCCATAAGCatgaacaaatattttatacacaTGGCTGGGAAGACACATAATGATCTTCATGCCAGAAATAGCAACCTCACTTGAAATTCTTATTGACTAACTCCCGCTCAGATATTTAGGACTCCCAATACAATAAGAAGCATGAAGAAAATTACAAGCCGTTAGTATTTCGGGACGGATGCAGCTTATACAATCAATTAATATTACTAGCATGACAAACTTTTGGTACACTGTTTTCACCTCCATATTTCATGTCTGGAAATAATGGAGAAGCTATGTGTGACGTTTCTGTGGTCgggtaaaataatattttctaaaagctGAAAATAAATGAGAGGagtaaaacaacacaaaataaTATGATTTGGCGCTTAAGTTAGATATTATATCCTTGGTTTGactattttgttaaaaaatgtgGTAATGATCAAATAAGAGCATCTCGTAGtttttaccaaaacaaaaagagagcaTGTGAGATGTTATGCTTGGGAAAGGTAAATAAAACAAAGTACAAGCTATAAATACAAAGCACGtcgtataaatgtttttatttatttatgatttggCCAAGAGTTAAGGTCCAATTATTACAACATTATTAACAACACACAGCACATAAGCTTTTATAAGttgaagaaaataatttatattgtccAGTACTTAATGGATTAAAGGTTGAATACATATGGGGTTGATTTTTGTCTATCAATTCCCCTTATTTTGCGACGAACCTAGAATACCATTTCCCAGAATCTTTTTGTCTTCGATCAGCAGGATTAGTGAAATTGACCCAATTCATACCAAACCGGAGAGTGTAACCATTTCCAAATTCATAATTGTCCATCAATGACCAAGCAAAATAACCTGCTACGTTGCAACCATCCctgtaatatatttaaataattttagcgtatcaagatatatatagtatgtatatatatgataaagtAGGAATAATTGTAACTCACTCGATGGAGCATTTGAGACATGAAAGATGGCTGCAATGATTTTGAATTCGTCCGTTATCGGCAAGAGCATTTGCTACCGTTAAGTTTCCATAATCAGCAACTCCTGAAATTTTAACACAAAGATTATATAATAAGAACACGTAGGATTCTTATGGTTAAGCATATTTATATTGGTAGGTATGTAGATACCGTTTTCGGTGATGTAGGTAAGTGGGTTTTGGTAGTTGTCTTTGATATGATTTAGAATCTGACGGAACCCTGGAGGATAGTAGACAAAGCTTGGAGACTGGAGAAGAAAAATGCAAAATAGGAGAGACTCATTAGTTACTATATAAATGTGGCAATCTCTTAAtgtagatacatatatatatatatatatatatataaacatgttaTTCCGAATTAAAAACGATACTAGCCTCAACACCGATAGGTACTCCATTGCGATAATCTGAAACACAATAAGAGAATAATGAGTTGATCTATGAACCGAAACATATGTATAAAACTAAATACGAAAAAGGTTTCACATACATCCAAGAGTAACTCGTGGATCGGTTAAGACGCTAGGCTGTgtctgaggaggaggaggtgcgTCGCTTGCATATTGTGTAACATAATAGTTCAGCCCTAGAAAATCAAGTGATCCTTTAACTAAATCTGATTCTTGAGGTGTGAATTTTGGCAATCTGTCTCCAACGAGTTCTCTCATTATCCTTGGATATTCTCCGTACACCAATGGATCCAAGAACCTTCAGATATGCAAGAAGAAATTTTGTAACTTAGTGatgcaatattttttaaagtctATATGATCGTGACAGAGGCTTTAACTTGCTACATATGTGTGCGTCTTGAATGTCAATTCATTGAGAATATATATACGTACCATCCAACGAAGAATTGGAATGCTCGTTTTGCAGCAGCCTGGTCTAGATCGCTAGTTTCGTTTAGCGGGGCAAACCATCTCCCGATCAAGGTCGTTCCTATCTTACCACCTTGAAATTTCtgcataatattttttagattataGAATAAGAATAtaccacacaaaaaaatattagaaactactcaaggaaaataaaaagagattCATTTTAGATGAACCTGATATCTTTTTCGGTATAGAGATACCGCTTCTGCATGGGCTAGAAGTTGGTGATGCGTGACTATATAAGGTTCGGTTCCTGAATCACCTCCAAATTCACAGCCAGTGCACCTTCCCGGTGGATATGATCCATCTCCATAACCTTTGGATGAGAGAGAGTAAGGCTGGTTTAGAGTGATCCAAAACTTGACTCTGTCTCCGAATCTTTGGAATAGAAGCTCCGCATAGTTCTTGAAGTCCTCTCTGTTCATGTATCAtacatattaaattatttaattatagataGATCTGATCATgcaatgtacatatatatatatataacctaaTTAAGTGAAAGAAAGACAAGtttggaagaagaaaaactagTTATTGCACTTACACTATACGTGGGCTTAAGAAGCCTCCGTACTCGTCTTCTAGAGTTTGGGGAACATCCCAATGAAATATAGTCACAAATGGCTCTATGCCTGTAATCACGTACGAAAGTTAGTTAAACGTCCATATATACCACATATATAATTCAAATGATTGAgtagtatttatattttcaatttaccATTAGCTTTTAACTCGTTAATGAGATTGTTGTAGTATGTTATCCCGTTCTCGTCCACTCCTCCAGTCAGTCTTccctctaaaatttataatcacAAATTTCACCGagtcaaatatatatagaatgTAAAACTCTTAATTTTGCCAATTATATAAACTCATGACTGAAAAAGCGACgtatgtttttgtttctgtaTTTACTTGGTAAGACCCTTGACCAGGCTATGGAGAGTCGGTATGCTTGAACTTTCAATCTTTTCAGTAACTTGACATCCTCCTGTTCAAATTATATATGAATTGTTCCagagttaaataatatttccaaATTGGAACAACTGTCTCCTATATGTATACACAGATATATAGCCTCTCACCTTGTAAAGGTCATAGGAATCACAAGCAACGTCTCCGGAGCTGCGATCTGGAACCCTTTCTATACCATAACAAACAGAAAAATTAATGTGAGCATGTCCAGTCTTTCTAATATTTATACACTCTCCCATATGTCCAAATGAATGTTGATCAAAAGGGTAATTAATTGGTTTATAACCTGGATATCTATGAGTGTAGTAGTCCCATCCATTAAGGGCTCTATGTGCAGCACCCTCGATCTGGTTGAACAAATAAAAAGCGATAgtattggaatttttttttcttttttgaaaaaaatatacttttatctacaaaaataagaaaatagtatGCCCAACAACGGTCATGAGGaagatatataaatttatacctGGTAGGCGGAAGTAGCCGCACCGAAAGTAAAGTTCTTTGGAAATCCAGTTCGGTTGAAGGTAAGAGAATTATCGCAGTTGAAGGGTTCTTTAGCCTTGCATTCTGGATTGCAGGCATTTTGGCTATTTGAAACGACAAAGAGAATGACAAGGATGGCTAGAGAGTAGTGAGCTTTTGGAATTGCCATGGTTGAGAGACTTTGTAGTTTGTGTAATGGCTAATTTGATTATGACTGGATGATGAACTTGGAGGGGTTTATATAGAAGGGTTTGAGTGCATGGGACTTGCATGGGTTTCAAGTAAACTTGTTACGTAAATATATATGACTTCAATTTGATCTTGCATGCATGTTCTCCACCTCACGCTGtcttgttttctaataaaaaataatatatcccTTAATAAACAAATAGATAATTAATGGAGTTCTACGGCATGCTCATCATAATTCTCTTATATGTGTATAATACGCATACAGAGCTCCACAAGATATATACCTGTACATATAAGCTTCAGAATATATGCTTCTTAGCTATAGttaatattgtaattttttaatcgGATCTAAGACTCCGTACCATCTATTGTGCAATTCGATTGACAAGATTTCTTAACGAGGTTCTGATTCAGGTTACGTTAATGCAATGTATACTACTCATAAATGCACCAATCTTTGTTTCCTAAGCAAAATATGAATTGTCGAATACAAAACTTCAAACCCTATTCTAAGGGACTGTATTAGTATAATTAACGTTTAACTATTATTATAACATCTACGAACATGATATTCTCGTTttatagtaaataaatatctaaatcaaatttattgctTGTATTATGTTGaagttagttttgttttaaaagtaagTTTCAATAGGAATTAGTGAATTCAA
The window above is part of the Brassica napus cultivar Da-Ae chromosome C3, Da-Ae, whole genome shotgun sequence genome. Proteins encoded here:
- the LOC125583370 gene encoding myrosinase 4-like yields the protein MAIPKAHYSLAILVILFVVSNSQNACNPECKAKEPFNCDNSLTFNRTGFPKNFTFGAATSAYQIEGAAHRALNGWDYYTHRYPERVPDRSSGDVACDSYDLYKEDVKLLKRLKVQAYRLSIAWSRVLPKGRLTGGVDENGITYYNNLINELKANGIEPFVTIFHWDVPQTLEDEYGGFLSPRIVEDFKNYAELLFQRFGDRVKFWITLNQPYSLSSKGYGDGSYPPGRCTGCEFGGDSGTEPYIVTHHQLLAHAEAVSLYRKRYQKFQGGKIGTTLIGRWFAPLNETSDLDQAAAKRAFQFFVGWFLDPLVYGEYPRIMRELVGDRLLNSHLKNQI
- the LOC125583512 gene encoding myrosinase 4 is translated as MAIPKAHYSLAILVILFVVSNSQNACNPECKAKEPFNCDNSLTFNRTGFPKNFTFGAATSAYQIEGAAHRALNGWDYYTHRYPERVPDRSSGDVACDSYDLYKEDVKLLKRLKVQAYRLSIAWSRVLPKGRLTGGVDENGITYYNNLINELKANGIEPFVTIFHWDVPQTLEDEYGGFLSPRIVEDFKNYAELLFQRFGDRVKFWITLNQPYSLSSKGYGDGSYPPGRCTGCEFGGDSGTEPYIVTHHQLLAHAEAVSLYRKRYQKFQGGKIGTTLIGRWFAPLNETSDLDQAAAKRAFQFFVGWFLDPLVYGEYPRIMRELVGDRLPKFTPQESDLVKGSLDFLGLNYYVTQYASDAPPPPQTQPSVLTDPRVTLGYYRNGVPIGVESPSFVYYPPGFRQILNHIKDNYQNPLTYITENGVADYGNLTVANALADNGRIQNHCSHLSCLKCSIEDGCNVAGYFAWSLMDNYEFGNGYTLRFGMNWVNFTNPADRRQKDSGKWYSRFVAK